One window of the Nothobranchius furzeri strain GRZ-AD chromosome 3, NfurGRZ-RIMD1, whole genome shotgun sequence genome contains the following:
- the tmem183a gene encoding transmembrane protein 183A isoform X1 has translation MPKKGNRKRLKFKAGDVCSESVTVADYADADPAIVKSGRVKKAVANAIEKEVKLLCGLEASQGAVEEVISSAVGVKADALGSSDDMDPEKEEESEMKVARKKKNKRRKECSWSSDGEDYPVDIWLVLSSYIRPEDVCRFSLICRNSWTVTCTAAFWTRLYRRHYKIDVELPFRLQPDCIDRMRCLRACVIRSLFHLYEPFSSRVSKIPALPESTPTTLLNSKCLLFWVKKLSGTCPETMWEFNFKFIKEQGHSKNGCSKLLRLPKQYEDVHMNPDSDCYVLQVTTLNYIFTPVVMGMTLTLFTINVSTDMRHHRVRLVFQDSPLQRGKRRGDQGGTQVVLDPVHSVKLMDWWHPQYPSLPFV, from the exons ATGCCCAAGAAAGGGAACAGAAAACGGCTGAAATTCAAGGCCGGAGACGTTTGCTCTGAATCAG TCACTGTTGCTGATTATGCTGATGCCGACCCAGCCATTGTGAAGTCTGGTAGGGTGAAAAAGGCTGTTGCAAATGCAATTGAAAAAGAAG TAAAGTTACTCTGCGGCCTGGAGGCTTCTCAGGGTGCTGTGGAGGAAGTTATCTCGTCTGCAGTAGGAGTCAAAGCAGACGCTTTAGGCAGCAGTGACGATATGGACCCAGAGAAGGAAGAGGAAAGTGAAATGAAAGTGGCCcgcaaaaagaaaaataagagAAGAAAAG AGTGCAGCTGGAGCAGTGATGGGGAGGATTATCCAGTGGATATTTGGCTCGTGCTCTCCTCCTATATTAGGCCGGAGGATGTTTGTAGATTTTCTTTGATCTGCAGGAATTCGTGGACGGTCACTTGTACTGCAGCTTTTTGGACTAGACTCTACAGAAG GCACTACAAGATTGATGTTGAACTGCCTTTTCGCCTCCAGCCTGACTGCATTGATAGGATGCGCTGTCTTCGGGCCTGTGTGATCCGCTCGCTCTTCCATTTGTATGAGCCATTCAGCTCCAGAGTATCAAAGATTCCTGCACTGCCAGAATCCACACCCACCACTTTGCTTAACTCCAAG TGTTTACTCTTCTGGGTCAAAAAGCTGTCCGGCACTTGCCCAGAAACGATGTGGGAGTTCAACTTCAAATTCATAAAGGAG CAGGGGCACAGCAAAAATGGTTGTTCCAAGTTGCTGCGCTTACCCAAACAGTATGAGGATGTTCACATGAATCCAGACTCTGACTGCTACGTGCTTCAGGTCACTACTCTCAACTACATCTTCACCCCTGTAGTCATGGGCATGACACTAACCCTG TTCACAATCAACGTGAGCACAGACATGCGTCACCACCGTGTACGCCTGGTGTTCCAGGACTCGCCCCTTCAGCGAGGGAAGAGAAGAGGGGATCAAGGTGGAACGCAAGTTGTGTTGGATCCTGTACACAGTGTGAAGCTAATGGACTGGTGGCATCCCCAGTACCCCTCTTTGCCTTTTGTGTAA
- the tmem183a gene encoding transmembrane protein 183A isoform X2: protein MPKKGNRKRLKFKAGDVCSESVTVADYADADPAIVKSGRVKKAVANAIEKEVKLLCGLEASQGAVEEVISSAVGVKADALGSSDDMDPEKEEESEMKVARKKKNKRRKECSWSSDGEDYPVDIWLVLSSYIRPEDVCRFSLICRNSWTVTCTAAFWTRLYRRHYKIDVELPFRLQPDCIDRMRCLRACVIRSLFHLYEPFSSRVSKIPALPESTPTTLLNSKCLLFWVKKLSGTCPETMWEFNFKFIKEGHSKNGCSKLLRLPKQYEDVHMNPDSDCYVLQVTTLNYIFTPVVMGMTLTLFTINVSTDMRHHRVRLVFQDSPLQRGKRRGDQGGTQVVLDPVHSVKLMDWWHPQYPSLPFV from the exons ATGCCCAAGAAAGGGAACAGAAAACGGCTGAAATTCAAGGCCGGAGACGTTTGCTCTGAATCAG TCACTGTTGCTGATTATGCTGATGCCGACCCAGCCATTGTGAAGTCTGGTAGGGTGAAAAAGGCTGTTGCAAATGCAATTGAAAAAGAAG TAAAGTTACTCTGCGGCCTGGAGGCTTCTCAGGGTGCTGTGGAGGAAGTTATCTCGTCTGCAGTAGGAGTCAAAGCAGACGCTTTAGGCAGCAGTGACGATATGGACCCAGAGAAGGAAGAGGAAAGTGAAATGAAAGTGGCCcgcaaaaagaaaaataagagAAGAAAAG AGTGCAGCTGGAGCAGTGATGGGGAGGATTATCCAGTGGATATTTGGCTCGTGCTCTCCTCCTATATTAGGCCGGAGGATGTTTGTAGATTTTCTTTGATCTGCAGGAATTCGTGGACGGTCACTTGTACTGCAGCTTTTTGGACTAGACTCTACAGAAG GCACTACAAGATTGATGTTGAACTGCCTTTTCGCCTCCAGCCTGACTGCATTGATAGGATGCGCTGTCTTCGGGCCTGTGTGATCCGCTCGCTCTTCCATTTGTATGAGCCATTCAGCTCCAGAGTATCAAAGATTCCTGCACTGCCAGAATCCACACCCACCACTTTGCTTAACTCCAAG TGTTTACTCTTCTGGGTCAAAAAGCTGTCCGGCACTTGCCCAGAAACGATGTGGGAGTTCAACTTCAAATTCATAAAGGAG GGGCACAGCAAAAATGGTTGTTCCAAGTTGCTGCGCTTACCCAAACAGTATGAGGATGTTCACATGAATCCAGACTCTGACTGCTACGTGCTTCAGGTCACTACTCTCAACTACATCTTCACCCCTGTAGTCATGGGCATGACACTAACCCTG TTCACAATCAACGTGAGCACAGACATGCGTCACCACCGTGTACGCCTGGTGTTCCAGGACTCGCCCCTTCAGCGAGGGAAGAGAAGAGGGGATCAAGGTGGAACGCAAGTTGTGTTGGATCCTGTACACAGTGTGAAGCTAATGGACTGGTGGCATCCCCAGTACCCCTCTTTGCCTTTTGTGTAA